A single genomic interval of Rosistilla ulvae harbors:
- a CDS encoding CBS domain-containing protein produces the protein MFLVPKTTCAADVMQTRLTTVGPAVHFSNAVAMLVRRAVSGLPIVEADGTYLGMFSEKCCLRIVQDCPALRDTVGTPPLLASDAMATRLLLLHEEDDVFDGIEQLLSHRVSGAPVLNRNEQFIGIFSEKTSVSVLIQSVFENLPSTQIGPFVNRDRGRIVEETTPLSKIVETFVKTDFRRLPVLRGGHVVGQVSRRDVIKHPKINRWIGHLSDHPHPNRARDVDYNVLAFADTTANTIGPDLDLLSILGLFLSTPYRRLPVLENGRLVGQISRRDVLQKVIDETKQVPAEPHGTSLYLSALGGEFPSFG, from the coding sequence ATGTTTCTCGTGCCCAAAACGACTTGTGCCGCAGATGTGATGCAAACTCGGCTGACCACGGTTGGCCCCGCGGTTCACTTTTCCAATGCCGTCGCGATGTTGGTTCGCCGTGCTGTGTCGGGACTTCCCATCGTTGAAGCCGACGGAACCTATTTAGGTATGTTCTCGGAGAAGTGTTGTCTGCGAATCGTTCAAGACTGTCCTGCGCTGCGCGATACCGTGGGAACGCCGCCGTTGCTCGCCAGCGATGCCATGGCGACTCGTTTGCTGTTGCTGCACGAAGAGGATGACGTCTTCGATGGCATCGAACAATTGTTATCGCACCGCGTCTCGGGAGCTCCCGTCTTAAACCGCAACGAACAGTTTATCGGGATCTTCTCGGAAAAGACGAGCGTTAGCGTGCTGATTCAGTCGGTCTTCGAAAACTTGCCTTCGACGCAGATCGGTCCGTTTGTCAATCGCGACCGCGGTCGGATCGTCGAGGAAACGACGCCGTTGTCAAAGATCGTCGAGACATTTGTGAAGACCGATTTCCGACGTCTGCCGGTGCTGCGTGGAGGGCATGTCGTCGGTCAAGTGTCGCGCCGCGATGTGATCAAACATCCAAAGATCAATCGTTGGATCGGTCACTTGTCGGACCATCCCCATCCCAATCGGGCGCGCGATGTCGATTACAACGTTCTCGCGTTCGCTGACACGACAGCCAATACGATCGGCCCGGACCTGGACTTGTTGTCGATCTTGGGGCTGTTTCTGAGCACGCCCTACCGGCGGTTGCCGGTCTTGGAGAATGGACGCCTGGTCGGCCAGATCAGCCGTCGCGACGTGCTGCAGAAAGTGATCGATGAAACGAAACAGGTACCCGCCGAACCGCATGGCACTTCGCTTTACCTGAGCGCACTGGGAGGGGAGTTTCCCAGCTTTGGATAG
- a CDS encoding IS4 family transposase has translation MKSQGESMQPTSIAYEFQDIQLGDKRLNDRAEALLASLAANPSASINEACSGWDETKAAYRLFDNPNVDPEAILGAHAEKTLQRIKAQDTVCIAQDTTELDYTAHPPGGVRNLDRLGRRGLYDHSHIAFTPEKLCLGVVGVKFYDRDKEALGTSKKREGQPLHTGEGQRWLDGYRKACEIAGKCPETQIVSLADREGDIYDIFVEADQHETPAQFVIRSQRKRSLPEKDPDGGPAAYKKMRAEIASAQPVAYREVQLPQTPERTKGSGNKQHPGREARTAKLEIRAKRMTLRAPHNKQSSMPPVEISVVWVSEIDGPGDGTEVDWLLLSSLPVDTISQTLRIVDLYVARWPIEVFFRVFKTGCRVEEIQLEARDRLIRALMFYKVIAWRIMFVTFLGRECPELPCDVVFSEAEWKSVWKVVKKTAPPKQAPELSQFIPVLATLGGYNHREGDGPPGAEVIWRGTRRMLDFALCWQAFGPDQ, from the coding sequence ATGAAATCTCAAGGTGAAAGCATGCAACCGACCAGTATCGCATACGAATTTCAAGATATTCAACTTGGAGACAAACGTCTCAACGATCGAGCCGAAGCGTTGCTCGCCTCGCTGGCGGCCAACCCTTCGGCCAGTATCAACGAAGCTTGCAGTGGCTGGGACGAAACCAAAGCCGCCTACCGTCTATTCGATAACCCCAACGTCGATCCCGAAGCCATTCTCGGGGCTCACGCTGAAAAGACACTCCAACGAATCAAAGCCCAAGACACCGTTTGCATCGCACAAGATACCACCGAACTGGACTACACCGCGCATCCGCCCGGAGGCGTCCGCAATCTCGATCGCTTAGGCCGCCGTGGACTTTACGATCATTCCCACATCGCCTTCACGCCGGAGAAACTTTGTCTCGGGGTGGTCGGTGTTAAGTTCTACGATCGCGACAAAGAAGCGCTCGGCACCAGCAAGAAGCGAGAAGGCCAACCCCTACACACCGGCGAAGGGCAACGATGGCTCGATGGTTACCGCAAGGCCTGCGAGATCGCCGGAAAATGTCCTGAAACTCAGATCGTTTCGCTGGCCGATCGCGAAGGAGACATCTACGACATTTTCGTCGAAGCCGATCAGCATGAAACACCGGCTCAGTTCGTCATTCGCTCGCAGCGAAAACGCTCGTTGCCGGAGAAAGACCCCGATGGCGGGCCTGCGGCTTATAAGAAAATGCGTGCCGAAATCGCATCCGCCCAGCCGGTCGCTTACCGCGAAGTCCAGCTTCCCCAAACGCCCGAGCGAACCAAAGGATCAGGAAACAAACAACACCCCGGCCGTGAAGCACGCACTGCGAAGTTAGAAATTCGAGCGAAGCGGATGACTCTTCGTGCGCCACACAACAAGCAGTCTTCGATGCCGCCGGTCGAGATCAGTGTCGTTTGGGTGAGCGAGATCGATGGCCCAGGCGACGGAACCGAAGTCGACTGGCTGTTACTGAGTTCTCTGCCGGTCGACACGATTTCCCAGACGCTGCGGATTGTGGATTTGTATGTGGCTCGTTGGCCAATCGAAGTATTCTTTCGAGTTTTCAAAACTGGCTGCCGGGTCGAAGAGATTCAACTCGAAGCGAGAGACCGACTGATCCGCGCGTTGATGTTTTACAAAGTGATCGCATGGCGGATCATGTTTGTGACCTTCTTAGGCCGCGAGTGTCCAGAGCTTCCCTGTGATGTCGTCTTCAGCGAAGCGGAATGGAAGTCGGTCTGGAAAGTGGTGAAAAAGACGGCTCCCCCAAAGCAAGCTCCTGAGCTGTCACAATTCATCCCGGTCCTTGCGACCCTTGGCGGCTACAATCACCGCGAAGGCGACGGTCCGCCGGGAGCCGAAGTGATCTGGCGAGGCACGCGGCGAATGCTCGACTTCGCCCTCTGCTGGCAAGCCTTCGGACCAGACCAATGA
- a CDS encoding DNA gyrase subunit B: MSDAAPESDATPEPVRREANADYNAADLTHLSDLEHVRERPSMYIGDTTGRGLHHLVYEVVDNSIDEVMAGFAKLVLVTVHTDGSVTVEDDGRGIPVDRHDQLSEELDREVSTLEGVMTVLKFGGKFKEGAYQTSGGLHGVGVTVVNFLSQWCEVEVHREGMTWTQNYERGVPQGPIQKGHETKKNGTKTTFKPDSHIFQTTKFNFDTLNKRLQELAFLNSGVRIKFFDERNGEESDFCYERGIVEFVEHLNRASDVLHPEVVSFTGHRDDVEYEIALQYSTEFTENVQSYVNNIHTIEGGTHVSGFRSALTRTLNNYGKKEGLFKAITPTGDDFREGLTAVISARVLHPQFEGQTKTKLGNSEVEGIITNGIGENLTKYLEENPKVAKTIVRKGLLAAEAREAARKAKDLLRKRKDALGGGGLPGKLRDCISKNMEECEIYLVEGDSAGGSAEGGRMRDFQAILPLRGKIINAYKSREDKVLANEEVQSMIQAFGTGIGADQDLTKRRYNKIVIMTDADVDGSHIRTLLLCFFYRQMYQLVASGHVYLAQPPLFRVVKGKHREYVQTDEEMKRQLLERGLADGVLETEDGRRVEGGEMRTLCETLAECEEAIVALERRGISLRAHSLRLDPNSGRLPPLHLFVGPEEHWFQDQAELSAFMEQRNVTLEQPEETEEAPAEGAEADAAKKPTLGHLVELHEVRTINSALKEIAPLNFGIEDLIPQERTGATEPRFKLIREENVRGLEDLRTLLAEVRAAGEKGLTLTRFKGLGEMNAEELRETTLDPANRTLIKVNLTDAGAADEMFRLLMGDKVEPRREFIEKHALDVRNLDV, encoded by the coding sequence ATGAGCGACGCCGCCCCGGAATCCGACGCCACCCCAGAACCCGTTCGACGCGAAGCCAATGCGGACTACAACGCTGCCGATCTGACTCACCTGTCGGATCTGGAGCACGTTCGCGAACGGCCCAGTATGTACATTGGCGACACCACGGGGCGCGGCCTGCACCACTTGGTCTACGAAGTCGTCGACAATTCGATCGATGAAGTGATGGCCGGTTTTGCCAAGCTGGTTTTGGTGACGGTTCACACCGACGGTTCGGTCACCGTCGAAGATGACGGCCGCGGAATTCCGGTCGATCGCCACGACCAATTGTCTGAAGAACTCGATCGCGAGGTCAGCACGCTCGAAGGCGTGATGACGGTCCTCAAGTTTGGCGGCAAGTTTAAGGAAGGGGCCTACCAAACTTCCGGCGGTCTACACGGCGTCGGCGTAACGGTCGTGAACTTTCTTTCGCAATGGTGCGAGGTGGAAGTCCATCGCGAAGGAATGACGTGGACCCAGAACTACGAACGGGGCGTGCCACAAGGTCCAATCCAGAAGGGACACGAGACCAAGAAAAACGGCACCAAGACAACGTTTAAGCCCGATTCGCACATCTTCCAGACCACCAAGTTCAACTTCGACACGCTGAACAAGCGTCTGCAAGAACTGGCGTTTTTGAACAGCGGCGTGCGGATCAAGTTCTTCGACGAACGCAACGGCGAAGAATCCGACTTCTGCTACGAACGCGGTATCGTCGAATTCGTCGAACATCTCAATCGCGCCAGCGACGTGTTGCACCCGGAAGTTGTTTCGTTCACCGGCCATCGCGACGATGTCGAATACGAAATCGCCCTGCAGTACTCGACCGAGTTCACCGAAAACGTGCAATCTTATGTGAACAACATTCACACGATCGAAGGGGGTACGCACGTCTCGGGCTTCCGCAGCGCGCTGACTCGCACGCTGAATAACTACGGTAAGAAGGAAGGGCTGTTCAAAGCCATCACGCCGACCGGCGACGATTTCCGCGAAGGATTGACCGCCGTGATCAGTGCGCGGGTCTTGCATCCGCAGTTCGAAGGTCAAACGAAAACGAAGCTTGGAAACAGCGAAGTCGAAGGGATCATCACCAACGGGATTGGTGAAAATCTGACCAAGTACCTCGAGGAGAATCCGAAGGTCGCCAAGACGATCGTCCGCAAGGGACTGTTGGCCGCCGAAGCCCGCGAAGCGGCTCGTAAAGCCAAGGACCTGCTGCGAAAGCGCAAGGACGCTCTGGGCGGCGGTGGCTTGCCCGGCAAGCTCCGCGACTGCATCAGCAAGAACATGGAAGAATGCGAGATCTACCTGGTGGAAGGTGATTCGGCCGGTGGATCGGCCGAAGGTGGACGGATGCGTGACTTCCAAGCGATCCTGCCGCTTCGCGGTAAGATCATCAATGCCTACAAGAGTCGCGAAGACAAGGTGTTGGCGAACGAAGAAGTTCAGAGCATGATCCAGGCCTTTGGCACCGGTATCGGCGCCGATCAAGATCTGACCAAACGCCGCTACAACAAGATCGTCATCATGACCGATGCCGACGTGGATGGATCCCACATCCGCACCTTGTTGTTGTGTTTCTTCTATCGCCAGATGTACCAATTGGTTGCCAGCGGACACGTCTATTTGGCTCAGCCGCCGCTGTTCCGCGTCGTCAAAGGGAAGCACCGCGAGTACGTGCAGACCGATGAAGAGATGAAGCGTCAGTTGTTGGAACGCGGTCTCGCCGACGGAGTCCTGGAAACCGAAGACGGACGTCGCGTCGAAGGTGGCGAGATGCGGACGCTTTGCGAAACCCTCGCCGAATGCGAAGAAGCGATCGTGGCGTTGGAGCGACGCGGTATCAGCTTGCGAGCTCACAGTCTGCGGCTCGATCCCAACAGCGGCCGTCTGCCACCGTTGCACCTGTTTGTTGGTCCAGAGGAACATTGGTTCCAGGACCAAGCTGAACTGAGCGCGTTCATGGAACAGCGGAACGTCACCTTGGAACAGCCCGAGGAAACCGAAGAGGCTCCAGCCGAAGGTGCCGAGGCGGATGCTGCCAAGAAGCCGACGTTGGGCCACTTGGTCGAATTGCACGAAGTCCGCACGATCAACTCCGCACTCAAAGAGATCGCCCCGCTGAACTTCGGCATCGAAGACCTGATTCCTCAGGAACGAACCGGAGCGACCGAACCGCGATTTAAACTGATCCGCGAGGAGAACGTTCGCGGCTTGGAAGACCTTCGCACGCTGTTGGCCGAAGTTCGCGCCGCGGGTGAAAAGGGTCTGACGCTGACTCGCTTTAAAGGTCTGGGCGAAATGAACGCCGAAGAGCTTCGCGAAACGACGCTCGATCCGGCAAACCGAACCCTGATCAAGGTCAACCTAACCGATGCGGGAGCGGCCGACGAAATGTTCCGCCTGCTGATGGGCGACAAGGTTGAACCGCGTCGCGAATTCATCGAAAAGCACGCCCTCGACGTCCGAAATCTGGACGTCTAA
- a CDS encoding D-2-hydroxyacid dehydrogenase — MRIVLCYPVEPHHIAQIQAAAPDFEVVDAGQERIDELLPTADIFIGHAKVPVDWDRVLKANRLRWIQSSAAGLDHCLVPGVIDSDIVVSSASGLFAPQVAEQTMTLLLDLIRSQGRFNRANSRHEFIRLPTDDLRQKKVGIVGLGGNGRRIAKVLKPFDVSIVATDYFSFDPPAEVERLLPADAVDEMLAEVDIAILALPLNAQTRGMFDADRFAKMRPGSYFINVARGQVVVESALVDALDSGHLRGAGVDVTEVEPLPDESPLWDRENVIITPHVGAQSRWRVDDTTVMVCENLRRFQAGESIYNTVDKQLGFPSPEVVWHG, encoded by the coding sequence GTGCGCATCGTATTGTGTTACCCCGTCGAACCGCATCATATCGCACAGATTCAAGCCGCTGCTCCCGATTTCGAAGTCGTCGACGCCGGGCAGGAACGGATCGATGAACTGCTGCCGACCGCCGACATCTTCATCGGACACGCGAAAGTCCCTGTCGATTGGGATCGCGTGCTGAAGGCGAATCGATTGCGTTGGATTCAGTCGTCGGCGGCGGGGCTGGATCATTGCTTGGTCCCGGGAGTGATCGATTCGGATATCGTGGTCAGCAGCGCCAGCGGCTTGTTCGCGCCCCAAGTTGCCGAACAGACGATGACATTACTGTTGGATTTGATCCGCAGCCAAGGCCGTTTCAACCGAGCCAATTCGCGTCACGAATTCATTCGTCTGCCGACCGACGATCTTCGTCAGAAAAAGGTCGGAATTGTCGGCCTCGGCGGAAACGGTCGCCGAATCGCGAAGGTCCTGAAACCGTTTGATGTCTCGATCGTGGCGACCGACTATTTTTCGTTTGATCCGCCTGCGGAAGTCGAACGCTTGTTACCAGCCGATGCGGTCGACGAGATGCTGGCCGAAGTCGACATCGCGATCCTGGCGCTGCCATTAAACGCGCAGACCCGCGGGATGTTCGACGCCGATCGGTTCGCCAAAATGCGTCCGGGCAGCTACTTCATCAACGTCGCTCGCGGCCAAGTTGTCGTCGAATCCGCTCTGGTCGATGCCTTGGACAGTGGTCACTTGCGCGGTGCGGGCGTCGACGTGACCGAAGTCGAACCGCTGCCCGACGAGAGTCCGCTATGGGATCGCGAGAATGTGATCATCACACCACACGTCGGCGCTCAAAGCCGCTGGCGCGTCGACGACACTACCGTGATGGTTTGCGAAAACCTACGCCGCTTCCAAGCCGGCGAGTCGATCTACAACACCGTCGACAAACAGCTCGGATTCCCCAGCCCCGAAGTCGTCTGGCACGGATAA
- the ald gene encoding alanine dehydrogenase has translation MIVGVPAETKSDEYRVSMLPVGVEELTRRGHTVVVQAGAGLGSGLFDHDYLKAGAELVATAKDVFDRADLIIKVKEPLEPEWPLIREGQTLFTYFHFAASRALTDAMLNAGANCLAYETLRDQNGRLSLLTPMSEVAGRMSVQEGAKYLEKPQMGRGILLGGVPGVAPAHITVLGGGIVGANAARIAAGFQADVAILDVNLERLRYLDDVMPANVNVLFSDRHTIHEQLKRADLVIGAVLIPGAKAPHLVHAEDLRIMKPGSVIIDVAVDQGGCVETSRPTTHKEPTFIVDEVVHYCVSNMPGAVGRTSTFALCNATLPWVLALADKGTEAAVREIEPIRHAANILGGAVTNLAVADTFDLAYTNLHG, from the coding sequence ATGATTGTTGGAGTGCCTGCGGAAACCAAGTCGGATGAATATCGCGTCTCGATGCTGCCGGTCGGCGTCGAAGAACTCACTCGCCGCGGACACACCGTGGTCGTGCAAGCTGGCGCCGGCTTGGGGTCGGGACTGTTCGACCACGACTACCTGAAGGCGGGAGCGGAACTTGTTGCTACGGCCAAAGATGTCTTCGATCGGGCTGACTTGATCATCAAAGTCAAAGAGCCGCTGGAACCCGAGTGGCCTCTGATTCGCGAAGGCCAAACTCTGTTCACCTACTTTCACTTTGCGGCCAGCCGAGCGTTGACCGACGCGATGCTCAACGCCGGTGCGAACTGCCTCGCGTACGAAACGCTTCGCGACCAGAACGGCCGACTCTCCCTGCTGACACCGATGAGCGAGGTGGCGGGTCGAATGAGCGTTCAGGAGGGAGCGAAGTATTTGGAGAAGCCACAGATGGGGCGAGGCATTTTGTTGGGGGGCGTTCCCGGAGTTGCTCCGGCGCACATCACCGTCTTGGGCGGCGGAATCGTTGGAGCTAATGCGGCACGGATCGCGGCTGGTTTCCAAGCCGACGTGGCGATCTTGGATGTCAACTTGGAGCGCTTGCGATATCTCGACGACGTGATGCCAGCCAATGTGAACGTGTTGTTCAGCGATCGGCATACGATTCATGAGCAGCTGAAAAGAGCCGATCTGGTGATCGGAGCGGTATTGATTCCCGGCGCGAAAGCGCCTCACTTGGTTCACGCCGAAGACCTGCGGATTATGAAACCGGGCAGCGTGATCATCGACGTCGCCGTCGATCAGGGCGGCTGCGTGGAAACCAGTCGACCAACGACGCATAAAGAACCGACGTTTATCGTCGACGAAGTCGTCCACTACTGTGTCTCCAACATGCCGGGAGCCGTCGGGCGAACGAGCACCTTCGCGTTGTGCAATGCAACGCTGCCATGGGTTCTCGCGTTGGCTGATAAGGGGACCGAGGCGGCGGTTCGTGAAATCGAACCGATCCGCCATGCCGCAAACATCCTCGGCGGGGCGGTCACGAACCTAGCCGTCGCTGACACGTTTGATCTGGCTTATACGAATCTTCACGGCTGA
- the pepF gene encoding oligoendopeptidase F → MLPNRDQVATEDTWDLQRLYADDASWEADFKRFDDRMPEYESHRGRLGESAAVLAEVLRFDSEMDRLAERLGTYAFLKTTEDQTNGQYQAMQARFQNLAVRASQASSWMRPELLAIPDDRIQEFIASEELAPFRRQLEQTLRYKPHTLSDGEERLLAMQGEMAGAAGNAFRQLHDADLKFGTIKDHTGRELELSNATFGQLMVSPDRAVRKQAFEQYYEQFEGHKHALAATLVGSIHRDVYYARARNYESALSSSLFPDNVPQTVYDNLITAVRESLPSVHRYFDVRRRKMGLDDIHQYDTYVPVLDSIKKHHTWDQAVEVVLESLKPLGEEYCTTLGKGLRGRWSDRYPNRGKQSGAFSCGSYDGDPYIMMNYKEEVLNDVFTLTHEAGHSMHSWYSSKHQPYEYYNYTIFVAEVASTFNEQLLTEHLLSVADSDQERAYLINQEIDSIRATIVRQTMFAEFEKKTHEMAEAGEPLTVQTFKEVYRGLLNDYFGPDFAIDEQLELECFRIPHFYRAFYVYKYATGLSAAIALSQRVLKGGASELNDYLSFLKGGCSQDPLDLLKSAGVDMTQPTPVATALQRFNSLVDQLDELL, encoded by the coding sequence ATGCTTCCTAATCGTGACCAAGTTGCAACCGAAGACACCTGGGATTTGCAGCGGTTATACGCCGATGATGCGAGCTGGGAAGCCGATTTCAAACGGTTCGACGACCGGATGCCCGAATACGAATCCCATCGCGGACGGTTGGGAGAATCCGCTGCGGTTTTGGCCGAGGTGCTTCGTTTCGATAGCGAGATGGATCGACTGGCCGAACGCTTGGGCACCTACGCCTTTTTGAAGACGACCGAAGATCAAACCAACGGCCAGTACCAAGCGATGCAGGCTCGCTTCCAGAACTTGGCAGTCCGCGCGAGTCAAGCGTCCAGTTGGATGCGCCCTGAATTGCTGGCGATTCCCGACGACCGAATTCAAGAGTTCATCGCGTCAGAGGAACTTGCGCCGTTCCGTCGCCAACTGGAACAAACGCTCCGCTACAAACCGCACACGTTGTCCGATGGCGAAGAGCGATTGTTGGCGATGCAAGGCGAAATGGCCGGCGCCGCAGGGAATGCTTTCCGCCAATTGCACGACGCCGATCTGAAGTTTGGCACGATCAAGGATCACACCGGCCGCGAGCTAGAACTCTCCAACGCCACGTTCGGGCAATTGATGGTCAGTCCCGACCGCGCCGTTCGCAAGCAAGCTTTTGAACAATATTACGAGCAGTTCGAAGGACACAAGCACGCCCTCGCCGCGACGCTGGTCGGCAGCATCCACCGCGACGTCTATTACGCTCGGGCACGGAATTACGAAAGCGCTTTGTCCAGTTCGCTCTTCCCCGACAACGTCCCGCAAACGGTCTACGACAATCTGATCACCGCCGTTCGCGAATCGCTCCCAAGCGTCCATCGCTACTTCGACGTCCGCCGTCGCAAGATGGGGCTCGACGACATTCATCAATACGACACCTACGTTCCGGTTCTCGATTCGATCAAGAAGCATCACACTTGGGACCAAGCCGTTGAGGTGGTGCTCGAGTCGCTGAAGCCGCTGGGCGAAGAATATTGCACGACCTTGGGCAAGGGACTGCGCGGCCGATGGAGCGATCGTTATCCCAACCGCGGCAAGCAGAGCGGCGCGTTCAGCTGCGGCAGCTACGATGGCGATCCCTACATCATGATGAACTACAAAGAGGAGGTCCTGAACGACGTCTTCACACTGACTCATGAAGCCGGGCACTCGATGCACAGCTGGTATTCGTCGAAGCATCAGCCGTACGAGTATTACAACTACACGATTTTCGTCGCCGAAGTTGCCAGCACGTTCAACGAACAATTGTTGACCGAACATCTTTTGTCGGTCGCCGACAGCGATCAAGAGCGTGCTTATTTGATCAACCAAGAGATCGACAGCATCCGCGCCACGATCGTGCGGCAGACGATGTTTGCCGAGTTCGAAAAGAAGACCCACGAGATGGCCGAAGCGGGCGAACCGTTGACGGTGCAAACGTTCAAGGAGGTCTATCGCGGGCTGTTGAACGACTATTTTGGTCCCGACTTTGCGATCGATGAACAACTGGAACTCGAGTGCTTCCGGATCCCTCACTTCTACCGCGCGTTCTACGTCTACAAATACGCGACCGGATTGAGCGCCGCGATCGCGTTGTCGCAGCGTGTGCTGAAGGGCGGGGCGAGTGAGCTGAATGACTACTTGAGCTTCCTCAAGGGAGGCTGCAGCCAAGATCCGCTGGATCTGCTGAAGTCCGCCGGCGTCGACATGACCCAACCGACTCCAGTCGCCACCGCGCTGCAGCGGTTCAATTCGCTAGTCGATCAACTCGACGAACTGCTCTAA
- a CDS encoding PhzF family phenazine biosynthesis protein, whose translation MSIRIVQIDAFTDRPFAGNPAAVCLLEQPREVDWMQAVAAEMNLSETAFVRPIDVGYELRWFTPQVEVDLCGHATLAAAHALWTEAGISPNETLRFQTRSGQLTAKRRGALIQLDFPATPAKPCDPPAGLIDALPVDPIFVGETKFDTLVVIESEAQLRSLQPDFARLAKIPTRGVIVTCGSESPEFDFVSRFFGPAAGIDEDPVTGSAHCCLAPYWGPQLGKTEMTGYQASSRGGIVKTQIPGDRILLSGAAVTVLRGELV comes from the coding sequence ATGTCGATTCGGATAGTTCAAATCGATGCGTTTACCGATCGGCCTTTTGCCGGAAACCCCGCTGCCGTCTGCTTGTTGGAACAGCCGCGGGAGGTCGATTGGATGCAAGCGGTTGCGGCGGAGATGAATCTGTCGGAAACTGCGTTTGTGAGACCGATCGACGTCGGCTACGAACTGCGTTGGTTCACTCCCCAGGTCGAAGTCGATTTGTGTGGCCACGCCACGTTAGCCGCCGCACACGCACTCTGGACCGAAGCGGGAATCTCGCCAAACGAAACGCTTCGTTTTCAAACGCGCAGCGGACAGCTGACGGCAAAGCGTCGCGGCGCGTTGATCCAGCTCGATTTCCCAGCCACCCCGGCTAAGCCATGTGATCCGCCCGCCGGTTTAATCGACGCGTTACCTGTCGATCCGATATTCGTCGGCGAGACGAAGTTCGACACCTTGGTTGTGATCGAATCCGAAGCGCAGCTGCGTTCGCTGCAACCCGATTTCGCGCGTTTGGCAAAAATCCCCACGCGAGGTGTCATCGTGACCTGCGGTAGCGAATCGCCGGAGTTCGATTTTGTCTCGCGTTTCTTTGGTCCCGCAGCCGGCATCGACGAAGATCCCGTCACCGGATCGGCCCACTGTTGTCTCGCGCCCTATTGGGGGCCACAGCTTGGAAAGACGGAGATGACCGGCTACCAAGCCTCGTCGCGCGGCGGCATCGTAAAAACGCAGATCCCTGGCGATCGGATCCTGTTGTCCGGCGCAGCGGTAACCGTTTTGCGAGGCGAGTTGGTTTGA
- the fba gene encoding class II fructose-bisphosphate aldolase (catalyzes the reversible aldol condensation of dihydroxyacetonephosphate and glyceraldehyde 3-phosphate in the Calvin cycle, glycolysis, and/or gluconeogenesis) — MPLVPLRVVLDHAAENNYGVAAFNVNNMEQIQSIMEAANETDSPVIVQASRGARAYSQDAYLRHLMLAATELYPHLPIVMHQDHGNSVETCMSAIENGFTSVMMDGSLEEDGKTPASYDYNVKVTAEVVKQAHAKGVSVEGELGCLGSLESGEGEQEDGHGAVGELTHDQLLTDPEEAERFVAETNVDALAVAIGTSHGAYKFSRKPDGEVLAMSRIEEIHRRLPNTHLVMHGSSSVPQELQDIINAFGGKMKQTYGVPVEEIQRGIKSGVRKINVDTDNRMAITGAIRKVLQEDPSAFDPRAYLKPSREAMKQVCVDRMVAFGQAGNGSKLGKTL, encoded by the coding sequence ATGCCTCTCGTACCTCTTCGCGTCGTCCTGGATCATGCTGCCGAAAACAATTACGGCGTGGCAGCGTTCAATGTGAACAACATGGAACAGATCCAATCGATCATGGAAGCCGCCAACGAAACCGATTCGCCGGTAATCGTTCAAGCTTCCCGCGGTGCCCGTGCCTACTCGCAAGACGCTTACCTGCGTCACCTGATGTTGGCCGCAACCGAACTCTATCCACACCTGCCAATCGTGATGCACCAAGATCACGGCAACAGCGTTGAGACGTGCATGAGCGCGATCGAAAACGGCTTCACCAGCGTGATGATGGACGGTTCGTTGGAAGAGGACGGCAAGACTCCCGCCTCTTATGACTACAACGTTAAGGTGACCGCCGAAGTCGTCAAACAGGCTCACGCCAAGGGCGTTTCGGTCGAAGGCGAACTCGGATGCCTGGGATCGCTCGAGAGCGGCGAAGGCGAACAAGAAGACGGCCACGGTGCTGTCGGCGAATTGACTCACGATCAATTGCTGACCGACCCTGAAGAAGCTGAACGCTTCGTCGCTGAAACCAACGTCGATGCGTTGGCTGTTGCGATCGGAACCAGCCACGGTGCTTACAAGTTCTCTCGCAAGCCCGATGGTGAAGTGTTGGCGATGAGCCGCATCGAAGAGATCCACCGTCGCCTGCCAAACACCCACTTGGTCATGCACGGCAGCAGCAGCGTTCCGCAAGAACTGCAAGACATCATCAACGCCTTTGGCGGCAAGATGAAGCAGACCTACGGCGTGCCAGTCGAAGAGATCCAACGCGGAATCAAGAGCGGTGTTCGCAAGATCAACGTCGATACCGACAACCGCATGGCGATCACCGGTGCGATCCGCAAGGTATTGCAAGAAGATCCATCGGCGTTTGACCCTCGCGCTTATCTGAAGCCATCGCGCGAAGCGATGAAGCAGGTTTGTGTCGATCGCATGGTTGCCTTCGGTCAAGCTGGCAACGGATCGAAGCTCGGCAAGACCTTGTAA